From the genome of Muricauda sp. SCSIO 64092, one region includes:
- a CDS encoding T9SS type B sorting domain-containing protein, with protein sequence MPKSNTRRLLYSLLLVLSSVVVSSAVFNTGFEKIVESFDLPLMDSPSSGETTNRITSKAEKENLGATMLLQPMFTTIIQGADEQVGCSNNGFTVARFNLCGDSDDRTITLSGGPYGSVEWQLLGGSCSPDINEDCPNTNISCYTTVATSQSFNLDASTVPAGPGAEFRVVADGQQFFFKVKKSTITQTFVKRDYICGVDGRIQITNLSSAYEFSVDNGTGFGPWQVSPIFDGLAPGTYIVRARLQNTPNTCEYPYDPIVIEQLDIGIDAEFIDAQCFGDTGSITVTVTDVPGPYRYTLLDENGIPQEFTTFISSNPYTFNAVGFGTYSVQVETQQCTGDIANGIPAPRQSLDINGNPITIGDGIVPLAASTEVNESLSSEPGCGSPNVDIIVRTSGGTAPYTFTVSDGGNSGGSYTTQTTYTVSSAGTYDFTITDANGCIITASASVQELTPPDVTVAGIDGTCSNGGARLDITVVDAKGYNLSFRASPGDPWSTDPLLSVAAGTYTSIQVQYEQGGFSCFITLPDSITVTETGAINGADPTWIDVSCNASGGVDDGSITFPGAYSGAGGGPFEFSINGSDFFPQQVFNNLSAGTYTPAVRNAAGCRRDFTAITIADIDPPTDIDFTQSNTNCAANTSDVQLTATANFAIATYEVVSPVTINNMGNDTFVGLTNNVNHTFRITDVNGCTYEESFTPAVISTIRARVKSGGDLRVCPGGNDGEATFLVDGFTNNYTYNINGGTESAPQNNLEVPITNLIADTYTITVTDVDTGCQDTASVTVEEPASPLSITPDVTAMSCANNNIGRVRANASGGFGTYRYELDWPTPPGTTQGPKSGRVFGNLTAEGTYTLRVIDAEGCTATTTFSLSTVDAPTIALGTVDNCFSPTNDGSITVSSTAGTAPLASHEYRINGGALQASPTFSGLVPGTYTVEVVDGNNCTDQLQVTIPPQIQINLDLVTEIPCGGNGEMQINISGGDISNLASTSYTIFLNGSPVAGHTGIPVPSNPFNYNVPLGSDGDYTVEVTDNNGCTNVSPPLTFTPPASILATADDVGPSCGDISSGYVEIIPDISAGTPPFQVAFAPGTGVLIDDPFNPDPLGVYNYSSQTIYSGIPAGTYEYIVKDARNCTTGVQTVTVNPDTTGPPLTTVSPLGATCNLGAVSGGIRIDGITDGVADFTIIIEDNFGNEILRRENVALADLPLDINDPLLVEGNYTVITLDSRGCIDQDVVAINSTDLDIVPDFVVPDVCQPGILPQCVEIVNGVGPFRIRLVTDPPSTYVSPNGGARRHCFADLVPGASYTVEVIDDGTNCVYFETVTIPDESTPVDVALSIDNGNCNGEDVELIYTITGTTGPFDIIIRNLDTGAIVTDVTGSTATTDTFLVPQGLYGISVIDTVSDCVGGDTVEATLNMPRVDVIDNQNANCNELGQLTVRGSGGTPYPPTGAGSLPDGSPYEYAFVDAGVAPIAGDYGTATTVYLPGTLAPGTAYDIWVRDSRGCEFQTSATIVQLDPDLPIPSITVNNQCDAVPPVGGFQIDLEMPANVDNPTFTLGGQTLIPVYDPLIPTIATFYVPSVGVYDVYVIDANGCDVTTTAEVFQLLSASGGFDTDPTCEDPDGIIRVTANGGSGDFAYRLTGLDVNSNAVDIIDPNADGVFENILPGSYQVEVTDNQVTGALGINCTTTVSNIISTAPVQPLIADTGESNISCNGANDGSINVSLSPGTDVDGIREYNLYSATLPLSGTETPVATNTSGSFVNLGQGTYVVEVVTDKLCTDVAEITITEPPVFEITASDATLTCENGVNRFSTATISAQIVTAGNGGPYGYRIDVNDSYQSSPNFDIVDDGTDQTITIYAIDSNGCEDNVTVTVFAPTDVVPSIATLSALTCVDPEQVEITVSGTSNFTVVTSGPSGTTVGDVVVTGGTTAVVDLPDAGDYLIEVQDNSPNGCSYPLPRYTVTPPTVPIVTITEANPVFCFGDPSGSLFIAVSDYSGVYNYEAFLLDVNGNRVLPAQATGSFDTANYPDVNGEEARITGLLGGNYEVSITTMAAPGCSGLSNVTTVRAPNGPLVPEAIEIGNVTCADDSGVIEANLNGGWDYAPYEYRLLRDNDTDGTFETEVATWNTTNRFENLPSGEYQVGYRDVEGCETTFAITLNPIDPILAGIREPQGLVCPDGNNAVLEAYDPTTGDALTATAGATGGVLGAGYLYQLIYLGSNNIADEISRSGLQASPTFTGASGGFISEGWYAIEVSSSYGCVGVTIPYEVDPPPPIIPDLVQVQAPGCGGIGQMRLSIENPEVGFEYEYRLADTAGGNPMDPFIRMEDNLGNPATSVLIDGVQGFYQYEVRKINATNTCGTINSNGLTLVDAQNIDLVVNQPDDISCANELDGRIESFSSGGVGLNTYTLYLGDPVDAFNPSPSAMVVQSNDFGTFEGLDAATNYFITVTSGVSCQDIEGPFTVSRPEPIVFNATATPITCNGESDGTITVEVVSGGLGLVQFAISPNFNEFFSDPDNPGVFTFEDLTGDANGREYTILIQDSEGCSETAIVEVFEPDELQVTGTSTPEICLGFADGTAQLNITGGTPFMDAMGVTYYEVSVNSTADEDFLPNYTLLFEDLQGGETYAFFIRDANGCVTSTTVPIGIGVDINAEAVVEYGCEGIFPNSTTTIVPLNSASLSDILIALDVDDISIAGTERMWADLPPGEHTAYLYHPNGCTTFVEFAIDAYEPLSVEVTKTAADEVTAVATGGFGDYEYFFQGESQGSDNVFNIIFDATINVRVVDAQGCYVEVVFPFNFEGMPEFPNFFTPDGDGLNDDWFPRNREFFPNIDVIIYDRYGRVVARLDQVKKWNGDYEGKPLPTGDYWYVVNANDNEKQQFVGHFTLYR encoded by the coding sequence ATGCCCAAGAGCAATACAAGGCGACTGCTGTATTCTCTGCTATTGGTGTTATCATCAGTTGTAGTTTCTTCGGCAGTATTTAATACTGGTTTTGAAAAAATCGTTGAAAGCTTCGATTTGCCCCTAATGGATAGCCCCAGTTCTGGGGAAACCACTAATCGTATTACTTCCAAAGCGGAAAAAGAAAACCTGGGAGCCACCATGCTGCTTCAGCCCATGTTTACTACCATCATTCAAGGTGCAGATGAACAAGTGGGGTGTAGTAACAATGGTTTTACGGTTGCCCGATTCAATCTTTGCGGGGATTCTGATGATAGGACGATTACATTGTCCGGAGGACCTTATGGTTCCGTGGAATGGCAACTTTTGGGCGGTTCCTGCTCCCCGGATATCAATGAGGATTGTCCAAACACCAATATTTCTTGCTATACCACGGTAGCTACTTCCCAGTCCTTTAATCTTGATGCGAGTACGGTTCCAGCAGGACCTGGTGCAGAATTCAGGGTAGTTGCCGATGGGCAACAATTTTTCTTCAAGGTCAAGAAGAGTACCATAACGCAAACTTTTGTAAAGCGTGACTATATCTGCGGGGTAGATGGTAGGATTCAGATTACCAATCTTTCCAGTGCTTATGAATTTAGCGTTGACAATGGAACGGGATTTGGCCCTTGGCAAGTATCTCCCATATTTGATGGACTTGCCCCTGGGACCTATATTGTTAGGGCCCGTTTGCAGAACACCCCCAATACTTGTGAATATCCCTATGACCCCATTGTTATCGAGCAATTGGACATAGGAATTGATGCGGAATTTATAGATGCACAATGTTTTGGGGATACCGGGAGTATTACCGTGACTGTGACCGATGTTCCCGGACCTTATCGTTACACCCTTTTGGATGAAAATGGGATACCCCAAGAGTTTACCACCTTTATCAGTTCCAACCCTTATACCTTCAATGCCGTGGGATTTGGAACCTATAGTGTGCAGGTGGAGACACAGCAGTGTACCGGGGACATTGCCAATGGGATTCCAGCTCCCAGACAAAGTTTGGACATTAACGGCAATCCCATTACCATTGGGGATGGGATAGTACCCCTGGCCGCTTCCACCGAGGTCAATGAAAGTTTAAGTTCAGAACCGGGATGTGGCTCGCCCAATGTTGACATTATTGTTCGGACATCAGGTGGTACGGCCCCATATACCTTCACGGTGAGTGATGGGGGTAATTCAGGAGGTTCATATACCACGCAAACCACATATACGGTAAGTAGTGCCGGAACATATGATTTTACCATTACCGATGCTAATGGATGTATTATTACGGCTTCGGCCAGTGTACAGGAACTGACACCGCCGGATGTAACCGTGGCTGGAATAGATGGTACCTGTAGCAATGGAGGGGCGCGATTGGATATCACCGTGGTCGATGCCAAGGGCTATAATCTGTCCTTTAGGGCCTCACCGGGTGACCCCTGGAGTACGGATCCCTTACTTTCCGTAGCTGCAGGAACGTATACGTCCATTCAAGTTCAATATGAGCAGGGTGGATTCAGTTGTTTTATAACCCTACCTGATTCCATAACCGTCACGGAGACCGGTGCCATAAATGGAGCGGATCCCACTTGGATAGATGTATCCTGTAATGCTTCGGGTGGGGTGGACGATGGATCAATTACTTTTCCTGGAGCCTATTCGGGAGCAGGCGGTGGTCCCTTTGAGTTCAGTATCAACGGTAGCGATTTCTTTCCACAACAGGTATTTAACAATCTATCGGCTGGGACATACACACCTGCTGTGCGCAATGCTGCTGGTTGTAGACGTGATTTTACCGCTATCACCATAGCGGATATCGATCCACCGACCGATATTGATTTTACCCAAAGCAATACCAATTGCGCTGCCAATACTTCGGACGTTCAATTAACGGCCACTGCTAATTTTGCAATAGCTACTTATGAGGTGGTTAGTCCAGTAACCATCAATAATATGGGCAATGATACTTTTGTTGGACTTACCAATAATGTAAACCATACCTTTCGAATTACCGATGTCAACGGATGTACCTATGAGGAAAGTTTTACACCTGCGGTAATAAGTACAATTCGAGCAAGGGTAAAATCTGGGGGGGACCTACGGGTTTGTCCTGGGGGTAATGATGGTGAGGCCACTTTCCTGGTTGATGGTTTTACGAACAACTATACCTATAATATCAATGGAGGCACCGAAAGTGCACCACAAAATAACCTTGAAGTTCCCATAACCAATTTAATCGCGGATACGTATACCATAACGGTTACCGATGTGGACACCGGTTGTCAAGACACCGCCAGCGTAACCGTTGAAGAACCAGCTTCCCCCTTGAGCATTACTCCGGATGTGACTGCAATGAGCTGTGCCAACAATAATATAGGTAGGGTAAGGGCCAATGCCTCTGGTGGCTTTGGGACCTATCGTTATGAATTGGATTGGCCTACGCCTCCCGGAACTACACAAGGCCCTAAAAGTGGTCGTGTTTTTGGTAATCTTACCGCCGAAGGTACCTATACCTTAAGGGTCATTGATGCCGAAGGATGTACGGCAACAACAACCTTTTCCTTAAGTACGGTGGATGCCCCCACCATAGCTTTGGGTACTGTGGACAATTGTTTTTCGCCTACCAATGACGGTTCCATAACCGTTAGCTCAACCGCAGGAACGGCCCCTCTGGCGTCACATGAGTATCGTATTAATGGGGGTGCGCTCCAGGCAAGTCCCACTTTCTCTGGATTGGTACCAGGCACTTACACGGTGGAAGTGGTTGACGGTAATAACTGTACAGATCAGCTGCAGGTGACCATTCCACCTCAGATCCAAATTAATTTGGACTTGGTTACGGAGATTCCCTGTGGTGGGAACGGCGAAATGCAAATCAATATTAGCGGCGGTGATATCAGCAACCTTGCCAGTACATCGTATACCATATTTTTAAATGGAAGTCCTGTGGCAGGGCATACAGGAATACCAGTACCTTCCAATCCATTCAACTATAACGTTCCCCTGGGCAGTGATGGGGATTACACCGTAGAGGTAACGGACAATAATGGATGTACCAATGTTTCGCCACCATTGACCTTTACGCCACCAGCGAGTATTTTGGCTACCGCGGACGATGTTGGGCCAAGTTGTGGCGATATAAGCAGTGGCTATGTTGAAATTATTCCCGATATATCTGCAGGAACCCCACCTTTTCAAGTGGCTTTTGCCCCAGGTACCGGTGTCTTGATCGATGATCCGTTCAATCCGGATCCATTGGGAGTTTACAACTACAGTTCACAAACCATATATTCCGGAATTCCCGCCGGTACATATGAATATATCGTAAAAGATGCCCGAAACTGTACCACTGGGGTACAGACCGTGACGGTAAATCCGGATACGACGGGGCCACCCCTAACCACAGTTTCCCCTCTTGGTGCTACCTGTAATTTAGGTGCGGTGTCTGGGGGTATCCGCATCGATGGGATTACCGATGGTGTGGCCGATTTTACGATTATCATTGAGGATAATTTTGGAAATGAAATTTTGAGAAGGGAAAATGTTGCCTTGGCCGATTTGCCCTTGGACATCAACGACCCTTTATTGGTTGAAGGTAATTATACGGTTATTACATTGGATTCCAGAGGATGTATAGACCAGGATGTTGTTGCCATCAATTCGACGGATTTGGATATTGTACCGGATTTTGTAGTACCAGACGTCTGTCAACCGGGAATTCTACCCCAATGTGTTGAGATTGTTAACGGTGTTGGACCTTTTAGAATTCGTTTGGTGACCGACCCACCATCAACTTATGTTTCACCTAATGGTGGAGCAAGAAGACATTGTTTTGCTGATTTAGTTCCCGGGGCTTCCTACACGGTTGAGGTAATCGATGACGGTACCAACTGCGTTTATTTCGAAACGGTTACCATCCCGGATGAGAGTACTCCGGTTGATGTCGCCTTGTCCATTGACAATGGAAACTGTAACGGCGAGGATGTTGAACTTATTTATACTATTACAGGTACCACAGGGCCATTTGATATCATCATCAGAAATCTTGATACGGGTGCGATTGTGACCGATGTGACAGGGTCTACGGCGACCACGGATACTTTTTTGGTACCACAAGGGTTATATGGTATTTCGGTAATCGATACGGTCAGCGATTGTGTGGGGGGAGATACGGTTGAAGCTACCCTGAACATGCCAAGGGTCGATGTCATCGACAATCAGAATGCCAACTGTAATGAATTGGGACAATTGACCGTTCGCGGTAGTGGCGGTACGCCATATCCACCCACAGGAGCGGGATCACTTCCGGATGGATCACCCTATGAGTATGCTTTTGTTGATGCTGGCGTAGCACCGATAGCTGGTGATTACGGTACGGCAACTACGGTGTACTTGCCAGGAACGTTGGCCCCTGGAACGGCATATGATATTTGGGTCCGTGACTCCAGAGGCTGTGAATTTCAAACTTCGGCCACCATTGTTCAATTGGATCCGGATTTACCCATACCTAGCATTACAGTGAACAATCAGTGTGATGCTGTACCGCCGGTGGGAGGCTTCCAAATAGATTTGGAAATGCCGGCCAATGTGGATAATCCCACTTTTACCTTGGGAGGCCAAACACTGATCCCCGTTTATGATCCCCTTATACCAACAATAGCTACCTTCTATGTGCCCAGTGTGGGAGTATATGATGTGTATGTCATAGATGCCAATGGATGTGATGTCACCACAACGGCAGAGGTATTTCAATTGCTGTCGGCTTCCGGTGGTTTTGATACCGATCCCACCTGTGAAGATCCCGATGGAATCATAAGGGTAACGGCCAATGGGGGTAGTGGGGATTTTGCCTATCGTTTAACGGGCCTTGATGTTAACTCCAATGCCGTTGATATTATAGATCCAAATGCCGATGGTGTTTTTGAAAACATCCTACCGGGTTCATATCAGGTAGAAGTAACCGATAACCAGGTGACCGGTGCGTTGGGAATCAACTGTACGACCACGGTCAGCAATATTATCAGTACCGCTCCGGTACAACCCCTTATTGCAGATACGGGTGAGTCCAATATTAGCTGTAATGGCGCCAATGATGGTAGTATCAATGTGAGTTTGAGCCCGGGTACGGATGTGGATGGTATTCGAGAATACAATTTGTATTCCGCTACATTGCCATTATCGGGAACTGAAACCCCCGTAGCTACGAATACCTCGGGGTCTTTTGTAAACCTGGGACAGGGAACTTATGTTGTTGAGGTGGTTACGGACAAGCTTTGTACGGATGTAGCTGAGATCACCATTACTGAACCTCCGGTATTTGAAATTACCGCCAGTGATGCCACCCTTACCTGTGAAAATGGGGTCAATCGTTTTAGTACGGCTACCATATCCGCCCAAATTGTTACTGCTGGAAATGGAGGGCCTTACGGCTATCGTATAGATGTAAACGACAGTTATCAAAGCAGTCCGAATTTTGATATTGTTGATGATGGTACCGATCAAACGATAACGATTTATGCCATTGATTCAAACGGTTGTGAAGACAATGTGACGGTAACCGTTTTTGCGCCTACGGATGTGGTGCCCAGCATTGCCACGCTGAGTGCATTGACCTGTGTTGACCCGGAACAGGTAGAAATAACCGTTAGTGGAACCTCCAACTTTACGGTGGTTACTTCAGGACCATCGGGAACAACGGTAGGGGATGTAGTGGTCACTGGTGGTACCACGGCGGTAGTTGATTTGCCCGATGCCGGGGATTATTTGATCGAGGTTCAGGATAATAGCCCCAATGGATGCAGCTATCCATTGCCAAGATATACGGTAACTCCACCCACAGTACCTATAGTTACCATAACCGAAGCAAATCCCGTTTTCTGTTTTGGCGACCCCAGCGGTTCTTTGTTTATTGCGGTAAGCGACTACAGTGGGGTCTACAACTATGAAGCCTTTTTGCTGGATGTGAATGGCAATCGGGTTTTACCGGCCCAGGCAACAGGAAGTTTTGATACTGCGAATTATCCGGATGTGAATGGTGAGGAAGCAAGGATAACAGGACTCCTTGGAGGAAATTATGAGGTTTCGATTACCACCATGGCCGCCCCTGGATGTTCAGGATTAAGTAATGTGACCACGGTTAGGGCACCAAATGGGCCATTGGTTCCTGAAGCCATTGAAATAGGCAATGTGACCTGTGCCGATGATAGCGGGGTTATCGAAGCCAATCTCAATGGAGGTTGGGACTATGCACCCTATGAATATCGATTGTTAAGGGACAACGATACTGATGGTACTTTTGAAACTGAAGTCGCTACATGGAATACGACCAACCGATTTGAAAATCTTCCCAGCGGGGAGTACCAAGTCGGATACAGGGATGTTGAAGGTTGCGAGACCACATTTGCTATTACGTTGAACCCTATTGACCCCATTCTTGCAGGAATACGCGAACCTCAAGGTTTGGTCTGTCCAGATGGTAACAATGCCGTTTTGGAGGCTTATGACCCTACCACGGGAGATGCCCTAACGGCCACAGCTGGAGCTACTGGAGGTGTTTTGGGAGCAGGGTACTTGTATCAATTGATCTATTTGGGAAGTAACAATATTGCCGATGAGATTTCCAGGAGCGGTCTACAAGCTTCCCCAACGTTTACAGGAGCCAGCGGCGGGTTCATCAGTGAAGGATGGTATGCCATTGAGGTTTCCTCGAGCTATGGTTGCGTTGGTGTGACCATTCCATACGAGGTTGATCCACCGCCACCCATTATTCCTGATTTGGTTCAAGTTCAAGCCCCGGGTTGTGGTGGTATAGGTCAGATGCGATTAAGTATTGAAAATCCAGAGGTCGGTTTTGAATATGAATATCGATTGGCCGATACGGCAGGTGGAAATCCTATGGACCCATTTATACGAATGGAAGATAATCTAGGAAATCCGGCAACGTCCGTGCTAATCGATGGGGTTCAAGGATTTTATCAATATGAAGTGCGTAAGATTAATGCGACAAACACCTGTGGAACCATTAATTCCAATGGACTCACCTTGGTTGATGCCCAAAATATTGATTTAGTGGTCAACCAACCCGATGATATTTCCTGTGCCAATGAGTTGGACGGTAGGATTGAATCGTTCTCTTCCGGAGGTGTGGGATTAAACACCTATACCCTGTATTTGGGAGATCCGGTTGATGCGTTTAATCCGTCACCTTCCGCAATGGTCGTACAATCCAATGACTTTGGAACATTTGAAGGATTGGATGCAGCTACGAATTATTTCATCACCGTTACCAGTGGTGTGTCATGTCAGGATATCGAAGGACCCTTCACCGTATCCAGGCCGGAACCCATCGTTTTTAATGCCACGGCAACACCAATTACCTGTAATGGGGAATCGGATGGGACCATTACCGTGGAGGTGGTGAGTGGAGGTCTTGGTTTGGTACAATTTGCGATCAGTCCAAACTTTAATGAATTCTTCAGTGACCCTGATAATCCGGGAGTCTTTACGTTCGAGGATTTGACCGGTGATGCGAACGGTCGGGAATATACCATTTTAATTCAGGATTCCGAAGGTTGTTCAGAGACTGCAATTGTTGAGGTCTTTGAACCGGACGAGCTTCAGGTCACCGGAACTTCAACCCCTGAGATTTGTCTGGGATTTGCGGATGGTACAGCGCAATTGAACATTACAGGCGGAACACCGTTTATGGATGCTATGGGAGTTACCTATTACGAAGTGAGTGTAAACTCGACTGCGGATGAGGATTTCCTTCCTAATTATACCCTACTGTTTGAAGATTTACAGGGAGGTGAAACCTATGCTTTTTTCATTCGGGACGCCAATGGATGTGTAACTTCCACCACCGTACCCATTGGAATAGGTGTTGATATCAATGCAGAGGCCGTAGTGGAATATGGTTGTGAGGGAATTTTTCCAAATAGCACTACCACTATTGTACCCCTTAATTCTGCTTCGCTTTCCGACATTCTGATCGCTTTGGATGTAGATGATATTTCCATTGCCGGTACTGAAAGAATGTGGGCAGATTTGCCCCCCGGTGAACATACGGCATACTTATATCACCCCAATGGTTGTACCACTTTTGTAGAGTTTGCCATTGACGCTTATGAACCCTTATCCGTAGAAGTGACCAAAACTGCTGCAGATGAAGTAACAGCGGTAGCTACCGGAGGTTTTGGGGATTATGAGTATTTCTTCCAAGGGGAATCCCAAGGAAGTGACAACGTTTTCAATATTATCTTTGATGCCACCATTAACGTTAGGGTCGTAGATGCACAGGGATGCTACGTTGAAGTGGTCTTTCCATTCAATTTTGAAGGAATGCCCGAGTTCCCCAATTTCTTTACACCTGATGGGGATGGGCTTAATGACGACTGGTTCCCGCGCAATAGGGAGTTCTTCCCCAATATTGATGTGATTATCTATGATCGCTACGGAAGGGTCGTTGCCCGTTTGGACCAAGTAAAAAAATGGAACGGGGATTATGAGGGAAAACCACTGCCAACTGGGGATTATTGGTATGTAGTGAATGCAAATGATAATGAAAAGCAGCAATTTGTGGGACATTTTACCCTGTATCGCTAG
- a CDS encoding N-acetylmuramic acid 6-phosphate etherase yields MAEFKKITEQASLHDHLEQQSTGALLRGINQEDKKVAEAVGKVVPQLEKLVDALAVRFRKGGRLFYIGAGTSGRLGILDASEIPPTFGMPHDRVIGLIAGGDGAIRKAVEFAEDNTIQAWKDLMEFNINSNDTVVGIAASGTTPYVLGGVKDAKENGLLTAGITNNPGSPLATSVDIPIEIEVGPEFVTGSTRMKSGTSQKLALNMISTALMIKIGRVKGNKMVDMQLSNNKLVDRGTRYLVEALDMDYASAERALKKYGSVREAISQLKR; encoded by the coding sequence ATGGCAGAATTTAAAAAGATAACGGAACAGGCTTCGCTCCACGATCATTTGGAGCAACAATCAACCGGAGCTTTGCTCAGGGGAATCAATCAAGAGGACAAAAAGGTAGCTGAAGCTGTGGGGAAAGTCGTTCCACAACTGGAAAAACTGGTCGATGCCCTGGCCGTCCGGTTTCGAAAAGGAGGGCGTTTGTTTTATATCGGTGCGGGGACCAGCGGTCGATTGGGAATCTTGGATGCTTCGGAAATTCCGCCAACTTTTGGTATGCCCCATGACCGGGTCATTGGCTTAATAGCAGGAGGGGACGGCGCCATACGCAAAGCTGTGGAGTTTGCTGAGGACAATACCATTCAGGCATGGAAGGATTTAATGGAATTCAATATCAATTCCAATGATACCGTAGTGGGCATCGCCGCTTCTGGCACTACGCCTTATGTGCTGGGAGGCGTAAAGGATGCCAAGGAAAATGGCCTCCTGACCGCAGGAATTACCAACAATCCAGGTTCGCCACTGGCCACCTCCGTGGATATCCCCATTGAAATTGAAGTAGGACCTGAGTTTGTCACGGGGAGTACCCGAATGAAAAGTGGTACCAGTCAAAAGCTGGCGCTTAATATGATCTCTACGGCCCTAATGATTAAAATTGGTCGGGTAAAGGGCAACAAAATGGTGGACATGCAATTGAGCAACAATAAGTTGGTGGACCGCGGAACACGGTATTTGGTGGAAGCGCTGGATATGGATTATGCCAGTGCGGAAAGGGCGTTAAAAAAATATGGTTCGGTTAGGGAGGCGATTTCCCAACTAAAAAGGTGA
- a CDS encoding PQQ-dependent sugar dehydrogenase: MKNCIIHLYFFVVLLAQGCAQNVDQTIKTPIKEQISATLVVPDLEIPWGFDFLPDGSILLTEKSGELIHYTNGKKVEISGLPEIKVLGQGGLMDVKLYPNYAENQWVYLTYASPEGEGKGVNTAVMRAKLEGNRLTDQKVLYKASPNSSKPYHFGSRMAFDNNGYLYFSIGDRGSRDENPQDIKRDGGKIYRIHDDGKIPNDNPFVNTSGAKTAIYSYGHRNPQGMVKHPTTGEIWIHEHGPRGGDELNIVRKGKNYGWPIITYGINYSGTKITDETSRPDMEQPIYYWVPSIAPSGLEVIGSDKYADWKGNVLAGSLVFQYLERLVLEDNKVTYREKLLDGMGRVRSVNQGPDGLIYVGIEGKGIYRLDPK, translated from the coding sequence ATGAAAAACTGTATAATTCACTTGTATTTTTTCGTTGTACTGCTTGCTCAGGGCTGTGCCCAAAACGTAGATCAGACCATAAAAACTCCTATAAAAGAGCAAATTAGCGCAACATTGGTGGTTCCCGATCTTGAAATTCCATGGGGTTTTGATTTTCTTCCCGACGGTTCCATCCTACTTACCGAAAAATCAGGTGAACTTATCCATTACACGAATGGAAAAAAAGTGGAAATCAGTGGACTTCCTGAAATCAAGGTATTGGGTCAAGGCGGGTTGATGGATGTAAAACTTTATCCCAACTACGCTGAAAACCAGTGGGTTTATTTGACCTATGCATCTCCTGAAGGGGAAGGAAAGGGTGTCAATACCGCAGTAATGAGGGCAAAACTCGAAGGAAACCGATTGACCGATCAAAAAGTGCTGTACAAAGCGAGTCCAAATAGCAGTAAACCGTACCATTTTGGTTCCAGAATGGCTTTTGATAACAATGGATACCTCTATTTCTCAATCGGTGACCGCGGTAGTAGGGATGAAAACCCACAGGATATCAAGCGCGATGGCGGCAAAATCTATAGAATACACGATGATGGAAAAATTCCCAATGACAATCCCTTTGTAAATACCTCAGGGGCCAAAACGGCCATTTACAGTTATGGCCATCGAAATCCACAGGGAATGGTGAAACATCCCACGACCGGGGAAATATGGATTCATGAGCACGGTCCCAGGGGTGGCGATGAATTGAACATTGTACGAAAAGGAAAAAACTATGGCTGGCCCATAATCACCTATGGTATTAATTACAGCGGTACCAAAATTACGGATGAAACCTCCAGACCGGACATGGAACAGCCCATTTACTATTGGGTACCTTCCATAGCACCCTCCGGATTGGAGGTCATTGGTTCTGACAAGTATGCCGACTGGAAGGGGAACGTATTGGCAGGATCCTTGGTCTTCCAATACCTGGAACGCCTTGTCTTGGAGGATAACAAGGTAACCTATCGTGAAAAACTGTTGGATGGCATGGGAAGGGTACGGAGTGTGAACCAGGGACCCGATGGTCTGATTTATGTTGGTATAGAGGGAAAGGGAATCTACAGACTGGACCCCAAATAA